A window of Primulina huaijiensis isolate GDHJ02 chromosome 9, ASM1229523v2, whole genome shotgun sequence contains these coding sequences:
- the LOC140984922 gene encoding magnesium transporter MRS2-I-like, with translation MVGQEFSHVVPVEPPNAVGGLKKKGAGARSWILMDSTGGETVLDIDKYAIMHRVQIHARDLRILDPLLSYPSTILGRERAIVLNLEHIKAIITAEEVLLRDPLDENVVPIVEDLRRRLKSLYTIRDGNGDRNNLTVHHDVETGEEDDSPFEFRALEVTLEAICSFLAARTIELESAVYPALDMLTSKISSRNLDRVRKLKSQMTRLTARVQKVRDELEQLLDDDDDMADLYLSRKLAVASPVSGSGAASWFLASPTIGSKISRASRASIATVRGDENDVEELEMLLEAYFMQIDGTFNKLTTLREYIDNTEDYINIQLDNHRNQLIQLELFLSSGTVCLSIYSLVAGIFGMNIPYTWNEDHGFMFKWVVMVSGAFCAAIFVLIVANARAKGLVGS, from the exons ATGGTGGGTCAGGAATTCAGCCACGTTGTACCGGTGGAGCCTCCGAATGCCGTCGGCGGGTTGAAGAAGAAAGGAGCCGGGGCACGTAGCTGGATTTTAATGGATTCTACGGGTGGAGAAACGGTGTTGGATATCGATAAGTACGCGATCATGCATCGCGTGCAGATACACGCGCGTGATCTCCGCATTCTCGACCCTCTCTTGTCTTACCCTTCCACAATTCTCGGCCGTGAGAGAGCCATTGTTCTCAATCTTGAG CATATCAAGGCCATCATCACAGCAGAAGAG GTGTTGCTTCGCGACCCATTGGATGAGAACGTTGTTCCTATAGTTGAGGATCTTCGAAGGCGACTGAAATCATTATATACAATTCGGGATGGTAATGGAGATCGGAACAATTTGACTGTGCATCATGATGTTGAAACGGGTGAAGAAGATG ACTCTCCATTTGAGTTTCGGGCTCTTGAGGTTACATTGGAAGCAATTTGCAGTTTCCTGGCTGCCCGTACGATAGAATTGGAGAGTGCTGTTTACCCGGCTTTAGATATGCTCACATCAAAG ATTAGTAGCCGTAATTTAGATCGAGTGCGTAAGCTAAAGAGTCAAATGACAAGGTTGACAGCTCGTGTACAAAAG GTGAGAGATGAGCTAGAACAGCTTTTGGACGATGATGATGACATGGCAGATCTTTACTTGTCTAGAAAGTTGGCTGTTGCATCACCTGTGAGTGGCTCAGGAGCTGCAAGTTGGTTCCTTGCATCACCTACCATAGGCTCCAAGATATCCCGAGCTAGTAGGGCCAGTATCGCAACTGTTCGAGGAGACGAAAATGATGTTGAGGAGCTTGAGATGTTGCTTGAG GCTTACTTCATGCAAATTGATGGAACATTCAACAAATTGACCACG CTGCGTGAATATATCGATAACACAGAAGATTACATCAATATTCAG CTTGACAATCACCGGAATCAGCTCATTCAG TTGGAGCTCTTTCTCAGCTCCGGAACTGTATGTCTATCCATTTATTCACTCGTTGCCGGAATATTTGGTATGAACATACCTTATACATGGAATGAAGATCACGGTTTTATGTTCAAATGG GTTGTTATGGTCTCAGGGGCATTTTGTGCGGCAATCTTCGTGCTAATAGTCGCTAATGCTCGCGCCAAAGGACTTGTTGGATCTTGA
- the LOC140984769 gene encoding auxin-responsive protein IAA14-like, with product MQVGRKLSSALLGEHGLNLKETELCLGLPGGGAGGGESDLIKFTGKRGFSETVDLKLKLQSNESAASDLEEAMKSSAKEKAAAPSKDPVKPPAKAQVVGWPPVRSFRKNIMAHQKSNDEESGEKSGAGGSATFVKVSMDGAPYLRKVDLKMYTSYQQLSDALAKMFSSFTMGKYGTQGMIDFMNERKLMDLLNSSEYVPTYEDKDGDWMLVGDVPWEMFVNSCKRLRIMKGSEAIGLAPRAMEKCKNRC from the exons ATGCAAGTTGGCCGGAAATTGTCGTCGGCTTTGCTCGGTGAGCATGGCCTGAATCTCAAGGAAACTGAGCTATGTCTTGGACTTCCCGGCGGCGGAGCCGGCGGAGGTGAATCTGATCTCATCAAGTTTACTGGGAAGAGAGGGTTTTCCGAGACTGTTGATTTGAAACTCAAACTTCAGTCTAATGAATCAGCTGCTTCAGATCTGGAGGAGGCCATGAAAAGTTCTGCAAAGGAGAAGGCTGCGGCTCCTTCCAAAGATCCGGTCAAGCCACCAGCTAA GGCACAAGTGGTGGGATGGCCACCAGTCCGGTCTTTCCGCAAGAACATAATGGCGCATCAGAAGAGCAACGATGAAGAATCGGGTGAGAAGAGCGGAGCCGGCGGCTCCGCTACCTTTGTGAAGGTGTCAATGGATGGTGCACCCTATCTCCGAAAAGTGGACTTGAAAATGTACACCAGCTATCAACAACTCTCCGATGCCTTGGCCAAAATGTTCAGCTCTTTCACCATGG GTAAGTATGGGACCCAAGGAATGAtagattttatgaatgagaggAAATTGATGGATTTGCTGAATAGTTCTGAATATGTTCCCACCTATGAAGATAAGGATGGCGATTGGATGCTCGTGGGGGATGTACCATGGGA GATGTTTGTCAATTCATGCAAGCGCCTTCGTATCATGAAAGGATCAGAAGCAATTGGCCTCG CACCAAGAGCCATGGAGAAATGCAAGAACAGGTGTTAA
- the LOC140984253 gene encoding auxin-induced protein 22D-like: protein MESELNFKATELRLGLPGTDECEEMVKTSKNNKRALPESNSGSEIASSAPDIPPAPKAQIVGWPPVRSHRKSNVQMKRHSESEPGIYVKVSMDGAPYLRKIDLKVYEGYSQLLQALENMFKLSIGEYSEREGYKGSEYSPAYEDKDGDLMLVGDVPWNMFKSSCKKLRIVKGSEAKGLGFGA, encoded by the exons ATGGAAAGTGAGCTGAATTTCAAGGCAACTGAACTTAGATTGGGATTACCAGGCACGGATGAATGTGAAGAAATGGTGAAAACTTCAAAGAACAACAAGCGCGCCTTGCCTGAATCGAATAGCGGATCGGAGATTGCTTCTTCTGCACCCGACATCCCACCAGCACCCAA GGCACAGATAGTCGGGTGGCCGCCGGTGAGGTCTCACCGGAAAAGCAATGTCCAGATGAAGAGGCATTCTGAATCTGAACCAGGGATTTACGTGAAAGTTAGCATGGATGGTGCCCCTTACCTTAGAAAGATTGATCTCAAAGTTTACGAAGGATACTCACAACTCCTCCAGGCTTTAGAAAATATGTTCAAACTCTCCATAG GGGAATATTCAGAGAGGGAAGGGTACAAAGGATCGGAATATTCACCTGCATATGAAGATAAAGATGGTGATTTGATGCTTGTTGGAGATGTTCCATGGAA TATGTTCAAGTCGTCCTGCAAGAAACTGAGGATCGTGAAAGGATCAGAAGCCAAAGGATTAGGCTTTGGTGCATAA